CTGATATTCTTGTATCCAGAGTTATAACTCTCCGTAAACACAACCGTGAAACTGAGTTAGAACCTGGTAGTCTCCTCTTCTCTCTTGTTGTAGAGAAAATTCGGAAGACCATGGTGTCGAGATATTTCCGCTGGGCTTCTGAGAATCATCGATTGGAATCACTTCAAACCCTTTTAGATTGGATGGTTGAGGAATCCAAGTACCAAATTAAGGCTACAGAGAGAATTGAGTGGCTTGTAGCCAAGGGAAAGCAGAGAGAGGATGACCGAAGGAAAACTCGTGCGTTCAGTACTTTAAGAGTGAGAGGGCACCCTCAGTTTCAGAGGAGGTGTGACTTTTGTGAGGGGAGTCACGGAATATGGGCCTGCCCACGGTACAGAGAAGGAAGTGTTGAGGAGACATGGAGAGTCGCTAAAGACAACAAATTGTGTTTTCGCTGTTTGCCTAGCAATCACCAAGGAAATCACTGTTTTCGTTCAAGAGATTGCGGAGTAGATGGCTGTAAGAGAAGTCACCACAAGTTGCTTCATCTTTCGGAAGATGCCACTAATCGAGAAGCGTCTGTTGGAGATGCAAATATTTCAAATATATCCTTACCGTCTGAAAGAGTCATTGCATGTGAAAACACTGCGGGGGACACCGAACAAGGGTCCGAAGAGCGTTCACAAATTAGCACCTTAACGTCTGCGCAGTACAAATTTTGTACTGTTGTATCCCTTCGAACTGTACCAGTCTGGCTCAAATCgaaagggaagaaaattaaagtcaaCGCAGTCCTGGATGATGCAAGTACTGTTTCTTATGTAACCGAAGAGGTCGCTGGAGCTCTTGGTTTATCTGCCACGTACGAAAAGGTTTCAGTTAATGTTGTACACGAGAATGTAGAGACATTTGACTCAATGAACCTACAAGATAGTTGATTGGCAAAAGTATCAGAGCAGATGGCCCCATCTGAGTGTTTGCAAGTTCCCAGACCCTGCTGCTGACCCGATGGTTGATTTGCCGATCGGACAGGACCAAATCGATCACATTTTTCCAAATGCGATGTAAAAGAGGACCCAGGAGAGCCCGTAGCCAGGTTAGGTCCATTGGGATGGTCCTGTATTGGTCATTCAGACAGAAGAACGACTGCCAAAGAGATACAAACGAATTTAGCGTACACTCTTTTCTGTAGACCTCGGGTGTTTGACGAAATTAACGACTCATTGAAGCGCTTCTGGAAAATCGAAACCCTGGGAATCAGAAATCCAAGCCGTATATTATGAGAGTTtaagagaaaattgcttttgAGAAGGTGAATCAATCCTTAGTCCAAGATGGTGAACGTTACCAAGTGGCCGTTCCATGGAAGTCGGACTGCCCCACCCTACCGAACAACTTCGAAATGGCTTGCAGTCGATTGAAAAATACGGAGAAGCGTCTGTTAAGGCAACCTATAGTGGGACAAGAGTACAACCAAATTATCGCGTCGTATTTAGACAACGGTTATATTCACAAGATTAACGAGACAGACAAAGAACCGCCTGTTGTCTGGTATCTTCCTCATTTCCCAGTTTGTCGTTCCGAAAGAACGACAACCAAGACGAGAATTGTATTTGATGCCAGTGCTAAGTTTCAGGGAACGTCTTTGAACGAGGAACTTTTTGCAGGAACCAAGCTCCAAAACGGTCTATTTGATGTGCTCCTGCGATTCCGTCGTTTTCTCGTTGCTGTTGCCTGTGATGTAAGTGAGAAGAACTTACAGATTCGTATCCCGATAGAAGATCGTCCAAAGTTCAGATTTCTTTGGAGGAATTTAGAAGTTGATCGAAAGCCTGATATCTACGAATTTGAACGAGTGGTATTCGGTGACGCTTCAGCCCCTTTTCGCGCACAGTACGTGTCCCAGGAAAATGCAAGAATTTACCAGAAAGAGTTTCCTCATGCATCCACTACAGTCTGCAAATCTACCTATATGGATGACTCACTAGATTCCGTGAGGGACAACCAGATGGCTATTTAGCTATTTGAAGAACTCCAAGGTCTGGAAGCTCCGGAATGAAAGCCAGGAAATGGCTCAGTAATTCACCGGAAGTGCTAACAATGATCCCTCAAGAGCTACGAGCCTATGAGATCAACCTTAAGGATAGCTTACCTACTGCAAAGACCCTTGGCGTTTTATGGCGACCCCAGCAAGACGTTTTGACTTTTCAAGCTAAGAAGGTGCCTGAAGAAGACAAACTTACCAAGCAGATTATTCTCAGCAAAGTAGCGGGAGTTTTTGATCCTCTAGGTCTTGCGGGTCCTTTTGTCGTATGTGCAAAAATTCTCTCACAGGAAATGTGGACCAAGGGCCTCAACTGGGACGAGCCTATTGATCACGAACTTTCAAGTCGAGCAAAAACATGGTTCTCTGAATTGGAGGTTTTGCAGGAAATTAGTGTTCCGAGATGCCTTCAAGAATCAAAACGCGAATAGTCCGTTTCCCGGCGAACTTTCGTTGACGCCTCAAGTGAAGCATGACCGCAAGGTGTCCCACAGGGAAGCTGTCTTGGTCCTGTCTTGTTCACAATCTACACTAGCAAGATGTTCGAAATTGTAGAGAAGCACCTCCCTAGCATTCATTGCTACGCAGATGATACACAGCTGTATGTGGCGTTCAGTCCAAATCAACCAGGAGACGATGAGGCTGCTCGTAAAGCCATGGGTGACTGTATCAGGGACTTAAGGGGTTGGATGGTTAGGGATCATTTAAAGCTTAATGAGGATAAGACGGAGGTTGTACTGATAGGTACTAGGCAGCAGCTCGCAAAGGTCAATGTGACAAGCATTGCGGTAGGCGACGAAACTATAGAAGCAAAACCTTCAGTTAGAAATTTAGGGTCATGGTTTGATTCGCAACTTAGTATGTCGACTCACATAAGTAAAGTATGAGGTGCAGCATTCTATCACATGCACAACATTGGTCGTATACGTAAGTTTCTGAGACCAAATTATACTAAGTCCTTAGTCCATGCATTTATAACATCGCGTATTGACTGTTGCAATAGTCTTTTGTATGGCTTGCCCGCGTGCCAGTTAAACAAGATGCAACGAGTTCTTAACGCTGCAGCCAGGTTAGTCTGTAAAGCGCCTCGGTATTCGCATGTTACACCTTTGTTGCGAGAACTCCACTGGCTTCCCATTAGGCAGCGTGTaaattttaagatcattttattCGCATTTAAGGCTATTCATGGCTTCGCGCCACCTTCTATTTCAGAGCTGATTTCCATCAAAGCCCAACGTGCTCATAGTCTAAGGTCTGCTAACGGAATTTTGCTCTCGCCTAGTATTATCAAGGCTCGCAAAGCACGCGGTGACAGGGCATTCCAGGTGGCAGCACCGCAACTTTGGAATGCCCTGCCACTAGAACTGAGGCAAAACACACCtatttcgagttttaaacgATGTTTAAAGACACATCTTTTTCGCTCTGCTTTTcaatgaactcaattttagaacaattttgtatttttgaatgataaatttttaaagtcaatttatttgtaGTATCACCATTATTGTAATTAGCATTATTTActactttttaataattattattgtaaaaatcTTTAATTTCTATTCATTGTAATGCGCCCATGATCATTTTATTAAATAGGCGCAGAAGaagtattaaaaattattattattattattattattattattattattattattattatgtggtGCAGAGAGCTATCTAAAAAGCGAGTATGCTCAAGGCTGCTATGTCGTTCGAATCATCGCATCAAAAACAAGAGTTTGTCCATTGACACCGATGAGCACTCCTAGATTAGAACTGATGGCAGCCGTTCTAGGTCTCCGTTTAACACTTTCGATCCTTGCTGCCCTAGGCATTTCTATTGGCCACGCTCGATTCTGGTCTGAAAATATGAATGTCCTGTATTGGATTCGAGGCAAAGTTAAGCAGTACCTTCCGTTTGTGGGAAACAGAATCGGCGAGATCCAAAGTCAGTCAAACCCGGAGCAGTGGCGATACGTGGAAACGGATGAGAATCCTGCTGATTTATGTTCCCGTGGTCTTTCAGCGTCCCGTCTTAAAGACAACACCTTATGGTGGAGAGGGCCCGATTTTCTCACGAAGCACGAGTCTGAATGGCCAAAGGCTAAGATTAAAGAAGAATCAGAAGTGAAGATGGAAGCCAAGAAAAAGTTAACATTGGCGTCATCACTGAACCTCGTACTACCCCACAGGCTGCAGGATCGCAAGGGGAGACTCCATCCTTCTAACTGGTCCAGACTTCCCCGTCAAGAACGTCTTTCAGAGTCATTGTCCCCTGAGGAAATAGAAAATGCTGAAATACTAATTATCCGTGAAGCTCAGCAAGCCGCATTTACTGAGGAGTATCGTACCCTCCaagagaaaaagttgatttcaAAGAAAAGCCGTTTCAAAACACTAGTGCCTCTGCTAGACAAAGATAGTCCGATTCGCTGCGATGGTCGTCTGCGATTCGCCCTACGACATGCGATTTCCCATTGTCCTCCCAAGAGGAAGCTGGACAACAAAATTGATCGTAAAACATTTCCACGAGGCTGGAGATCACGTCTCAGGAACAAACCACATCCTTGCAAACTTGTCCACCAAATACTGGATACCAGCAGCACGACAAGAAATTCGCCAACGGAAAAATGAATGCAACGAATGTAAGAGACGAAAAGCAAGAGTCGCTCAACAGATCATGGCACCACTTCCCCTTGTCCGACTGTGATTGCCACTTCGAGCATTTGCTCGAGTCTCAGTTGACTATGGTGGCCCTTTTATTACCGTCCAGGGTGGGGGAAAGCGAACAGAGAAACGCTGGTTGTGTCTATTCACCTGCCTAACATGTCGCGCAGTACATTTGGAGATGGCGTTGGGTTTAGACACTCACAGTTTTCTTAAGTGTTTCGTTCGAATGGCAAGTCGCCGGGGATACCCTCAAGAGATCGTTAGTGACCGAGGAACAAATTTTATCGGAGCGGACCGGGAACTTCGGGAATTACTGGATGGTCTGGATCGAGACAAGATCAAAGACCAAACTGTAAACAAAGGAGTGAAATGGATCTTTAATCCACCTTTGGCGCCCCATTTCGGAGGAGTTCATGAAGTTATGATGAAGGCAGCAAAAAAGGCTATTCGAGCGATCCTTGGTGATGCGGACGAAAACGACGAAGAGTTAATGACAACATTCACTGGTGTTGAAGCATTGATGAATTCTCGCCCTCTTACATATCAATCAGCAAACCCGAAAGATGTCACTCCCTTGACTCCACACCACTTCCTCCATGGTCAAGCAGGAGGACTCTCAGCGCCTGCGTCCGTTGATGAAAAATCCTTTAACCCGAGGAAAAGATGGAGACGAATCCAGGAATTGATTTCAGGAGTTGATTTTCCACTTAGGGAAGAGGTAGATGAAGGAATGGCTTCCGTTGCTGAATACGCGTCAAAAATGGAACGAAACACGAACAGATCTCAAGGTGGGAGATGCAGTCCTCGCGATCTCACCAGAGAGTCCTAGAGCTCAGTGGCCCCTTGCAAGGGGGTTGGAGGTCTTCTCAGGTCAAGACGGACATGTCCGGGTGGTGAAACTTCAAGTTGGCAACGACACTATAGGCAGCCCAATTTCCAATGGTGTTCGAGTATAGTCAAGCCGAGGAAATGAAAAACCGTGGAACGAAGTGAGACTGAACCTTACCAGAAGTACCCTCTGTCAAGGAGGGGAGAATGAACAGAAGGAATACCGTAAACACCGGCGTATAAGCTGCACTCGCAGATAAGCAgcaccccgagtttagcaacttagattttggaaaaaaatttgaaagaaattaaaataaatcaaaagtggAGTCTTGACAAAgatgtcttacatgtaaatgcactgtttcttcaagtttcttgcatGTGTCAACCCACGTATTAACTCACTAAGAATTTAAAATAGAGAATACTCAAACTCTTACCTATAATTTTGACTCTCTAATAGTATGAAAATCCGACTAGGACATACATTTGATCTTTCTCTGGCATTTTTAATCCAGCATTTTTCATTCCTGTCCATTTCTCATTAGAATTTACATGCAACAACCCCTGACGAACTTTTCGGTTCGTtttagcttagtaaccaggcattctCGCTCGTGGTGGATCGATTTCTGTCGAATTGAGTGGCCATCGTCGacattgtaaacaactttgtggtggaatggagattccttgccGAGTGAAGTTCACCTGCTCAAGAAAGGCAATGTTAAACCGGTTAAAATATCTTTTAACGAAGAAGGTTTAATCATTGTGTAAGCTCAAACAAAAAccgctcttttaggagccaccaaactcGCAACAAATTTACGGCATGGTGTCTAGAtgttctcgcagataagccgcatccCCGATTTGATCTGAAATGTTTGAGCAAAAAGGTGTGGCTTATACGCCGGTGTTTACGGtagtttcaattttttgtaaGCAGCTTTGTGTCTTTTTATTTTCGCATATTTCGCGTTGTCAGCCCTAGCGCTCCTTAACACCTACGAGCTCATTGTATTTCTAGCCATAGATTCCTTTGTATAATCTTGCTTTTGCGCCTTCGCCTCGTTATATATGCAGATCAGCTAGTTTTTTCGTCACCTGCTTGTTATAAAGTtagcattttttagttttaggGCGGTTCTGTTTTGGCATTTTCGTTCGGCCAGAATGTTGAAAACAGAAGACAAAAATTAATGGCATTTCGTTCGGCCACCTTAcgtgtcaaaaaaaaaagggaatgaTCACTAATCCCAACGTGAACAACCCCAAAGTTTGAAACCTTCTCCGGGGAATTAGTTATGCATAAATCGATCAGGCTTTTTGACACCTGGGTAATACGTGTTGGTTCCGTGATTAATTGGCTAAGACCATAGATATCAAGAATGTTAGTCAATGAGGACAAAGTAAGTGCTGTTGCCTCAGGCAACAAATTGCAGTTAACATCGCCAAGTAGATACAACTCCTTATTTTCAGCGTCAGTTTTGTCTATCAATTTCTCAAACTCGTTAAACAATTCGATGGGAGAACCTGGGGGCCGATACCAGGTGCCAACCAGGAATCCTGTACTTCGAGGATGCTGATTTCAACATATAAACTCTCCAAATTATCGTTATTTAGATCACCTCGTATTCGGAAATTAAGATTTATGCGCAAGTAGATACAAACACCACCCCCTTTCCTTCCATTAACTCTGTGATCTCTTCTGACTACTTCAAAGCCAGGTAAATCAAGTTCGTTATCATGAATAGTGGCATCTAATTTATCTACTTTAGAACAGGATATGAAGACTCGAAGTTCATCAATATGGGACGGCAGACTATTTATATTTAGGGAAGCAATAGCCAAACCTCGCCCAAAAACACTAGTATAGTTAAACTTACCCCGGTTATCGCTCGTGCTGGCATCAGGCAAATCGGATTCCTAGACGGCAATACCTAATTTAAACgcaaataatttgtaaaatACCGGGCAAGACGTGATGTACCAGATTTGTTTACCACTGGAATTCAAGTGGTAATTGCCTAAAATGTTAGAATGGTCAGCAAATCCCCAGCTGTTTTATCTGCAGGATTCTTCGAGTATTTTGTTCACGCCAGATATTTTAAAAGCCAAGGCCTCGTCGTCAGATCTACAAACCAGACTGGATAGCGCGATCTTTGCTGAAGATTTAGAGCTGGCCATTGTGGCTAAATTGATAATTTCTTCCGTACAAGTACTGGGAGTGTCGCTGGATCTTAGACTGTTGGTTTCCACGTGAATGATTATCTCGTCTGGGTTTCTACGAAGCAGTGGTTTAATATGATCTTTCATATCCAGCGTTGTACAGCCTGGGAAAGATGACACTTTTACTCGCGAGTTTTTAGACATTTTATGGCCTTAGAGGTGCTTGAGAATAGAATCTCCGGCGATAATAATTTCCTTTCCGGACGGTCGATTGCATTTGCTCCGGTTCACTTGGTGGCTCCATTGACCCAGATCGGTTACTCTTACGCTTCTTCTGTGAGCATGAGGGTCTTCTGCTGTTTTTATCTTCCCTGTTTGTATTGcagttgatttcatttgtgacATCCACTTGCGTATCGTCACCAAAACTGTTTCGGGTTACGATGTTATTGGTAGTTGCATTCCGCTGACTACGATCGGCACTTCCTACTTTCATACGCGAATTTTCCACTTGATGCCAGCACTGATCGGCCTTCTGGTGATGGTGCTTCCTTCACTCTTTTcctgtataataatatttagcgCCAGCCGGAGAGAGTCATTTTTCTGCGCCAAGGAAGCTGCACGGTTTTCAGGAGACAAACATTTTTCTCCAAATCTTCAactattttgtcttttttgcatATTGTCATACCTTTCTTTGTGATCGAGGAGCTCAGCCCTGAGAGAATTTTCTTCTTCGCTTTGACAATTTATCGACAGTAGGCTAGAATAAGCTTCGATCTTTTTCTGGAGGATCAGCAAATCGAGTTAAATGCCTTCTATTTCAGCAACTAACTCAGCTAATTCGGGTTTCGATCGCTCTTGTGAAGAGTTCTTTGCTGCGCTTTGGCGGCCGATGGTTGTTGATTATTGTTGTTAGCTTCAAACACTGTTGAAGGCGAAGTTAAACGCTGGATCAATGAGTAAGAATCCAAACCCAAAGAGTCGCTTTTCTCCCCTGGCTTTTTCCGGACTAATTCGGCCAGTTTATCTTTGAAAGAGGACCATATTGCCCTTGAAAAGAAAGGGTAAACTGCTTTTTGTTGTACCAGTTTATTACAAGGTCGTTGTTGTCACTTTTAAATTGTTTCGAGTTTCCGCCGGGCGACGTCCACTTTCCTTGTTGCTGCAGATCCTTTTCAACAAACTTCTTTAAGGATTCTAAGTCACTTGTCCACGTTAGCCGGATCGCCGTTTAACTGAACATATTGTAGATTAGTGCGGTCAAAATTTAGCAGGCAGCGCTCGGTATCAGCCGTCAAAATGGTTCTGTCATCAAAGCTGTTGGATTCTCGGTCGTCCGCCATGTCCGCCATGTCGAAGCCTTTAAACTCGTGTTTGCTGTGTACTACTAACGTTCCAGGTTAACCTTGTGAGCTTTCAAACTCACTTTAAGCGAATTAGATCTGTGATCGGTCCGATTCCGATTTCTCATTTGTAtcacaatgtaatctaacgtgggtgcgacGCAATTTCGggctaaaactacaaaataggcCGAAATTGTGCTCACATGAATGCTGGATTACATTGTAaggcaaatgagaaaaaataaccgtgaaaagggctgttGTGGAATAAAAGTtgtatttcatctttgtttaaTGGTCGCAACCTGTCTCAGCAATGTTCTAAACCTAATAGCaacggctgttttttttttaatgtgggaTGCCACAGGCAGACCACGTCTAGAATTCGCTTGAGTGTCGTTTTCATCGTAATAAGATATGGTAATTAGCCACGCGCCTGCCACGAAACTCTTGGCTTGATACTGTCATGTCGGACAAAAAATGGCAGTCTCTTTTTTCTCGCGAAAGGTGATCGGAAAAGCTTACACAGactttccctgctagcagaggtctctcacgaaGAGGCAAAATGAGAGGATGGAGAGACCTCTGCCGGCTTCCGACGCGTTGTTTGATGAAGCCGCCGACCAAATTTCTGGTCGAAGCTTACCGGTTTTTAAAACAGGTTCCGTTTATTGTGTAAGAGGTGTGCCGCATgagactattgtttttgttttttgtttttccgcttGCTCCTGTTAAGCCTTAATTTGatttaaatgtaattttcgtttATAGCTGGGCcactttttatttaatttattttatgtcAAATATTATTAGAGAAATCTTTGTGGAGGACCACGTACAACAAGTTTCGAGATATTGCGTGACTTGAGCTCgcgattttaaattttgtatgtCGCAAGCACAATGGCGTGTGAAAATATTCgtgttttttaaaaagtgttttgtaTTGTCTGCTTCATTTTTTTCCCGTTTTCCCTCGGAAACAGAGTATTTAGGAGatttttgaagtttttctttctttagggAGTCATTACGGACGTAAGTTGCATTTCTATTTTTATTCGTTTCTTCGATCTTTAATTTGTTACGCATTTCAGTCAAGCGCAACTTTTATTCGCATTTTATCGTTCATTTCAGTTTTCACCATATTATGTATGATGTGGCCCAGCAATTTTGAATCAAGAATGCTGCAAATGTAAGAAGATTAAACAACTGAAAGGATACATTTATACTCTGGTTAAACGAGCGAACTTTGATGGTCTGCAACACACCCGCGTTTCAACTTAAGTTTCGCCCGCAAACCGGTTCTGTGGGTTGTGTCTCAAGGCAGAAAAACGTCACTGGTTGTTAAGGAAACGCCAGCGCATGCGTGATAGCAAACGCCTCGGAAGCCGGCAGCGGTCTCTCCATCCTCTCATTTTGCCTCttcgtgagagacctctgctagcagggaaacaCAGACTTCCCAATGCACAAACCACTTCTCTTCTTCAAATTGCTGCGTTCTTGGACTGAATTCGCAGAAGAGATTATCCTTTAAGTGATCTTCGTCTGCTGTAAGAGCTAGTAACATAAGCCTCCTTTGGAATCGATTTTGTCCATCAAGGGAAATAAAACAGCGATGAACGCGAGAATATTACACCTCTTGCCTTTATCTCTGGTTCCCACCGTAAAAAGTGTAACTAAAATTGCCTTTATTACAGTGCGACACTCCTTACTATACCGTGGCCATCTAACAAAGTTTTTCACAAATTATCCGTCAATCATGgggtgcgaatttgattgatgaCAGTcactttgattgattgatgtgACAGTCACGTCATGACAGTgaccacggtaaggcgcgttgcactgtaactGTGAGCACACGGATAAGATTGTTCAATTTTCATCACACTTGACCTTTCTTAGCGCTTTTACCACGCCCCTTCTGACTCTCAGTCGGTTTCAGGGATCAGTGACATTTggaaccaaccttcacattttACACAGACAACAGCATCCACGTAAACACCAACAGGCGTCTTGTTTTCAATTCCGTTCTACGAATCACACTCATGCGTGAGCTCAAAACCCACTGGTAATCACCACGCGCAACACCTTCACCTTCAGAAAGGAATATCGCAGCTTCACCGACAGGCTTTTTGACCGTTTGTATTCGCactgcttatcgtagcgatctgattggatgaatttcagaaAAATTGTTCCACcgcacgcaatgcctgtagggGAATCCTTTTGATAATAAACTTCACGTAATAGCATCGGTACCCAACACAAGTGCGTGAagacaaaaatttgggtcggccATGATATTTGAACGTGGTTTCTCCTGTACGTTTGACAGCGAAACTGGAAGTTAGTTAAACGCTTCAAATATCATCTAATTGGCTCGATTAATGTATGTCTAGTTGCtggtttcaatttttcttccaaTATAGGCGAAGTGAACTTCATGACTTTTAAATTCAAATCAAAGGGAGTTTTAACTGTGatattataataatacaaaGTTCATCGCTGGGAAGTAAGAATTTCCGGGTCTTTTAAAGACCAATATACTAAGGTCCTAATTGATAATAATCGATACGAAATAAGTATTACATATAATCCTAATCAATTTTAGTCAAATTTTAgtcaaaatcaaaataaactTTAAGTATAAATACAGCATAACTGAAAATGAGTTTCGAGGTGCAtgcaaatgaacaaaaaaccTTTTAAACTCGCTCCTTGTCACAGTCGTACCTAAAACAACTCAAGAATATAATGCACTGGGAGgatcctagtcatgggctcctagttttaaatctagacaagTAAGCTTTTGATGAGAGGCACTAATCTCAAGATGTATTAGTAAAGAATTCCAGAGTCAATAAAGCACTGAAATTCGAGACCTCTTCTACCGGCGGGACGGCGGAGAGCATTTTGTATCGGAGAGGCGAACAAGAGAGCGCCGAAGACACTAACTTGTAAGGGGATCTGGGAGAATTCTTCACCACATAATTTTCAAATCAGAATTCTCGACGAGATAtcacaaaaataaattactacttaattttaattttttgctagAAATTGGAAGGGGTGGGAGGGGGGAGAGGGTTTAAAGCCCCCTTGGACCCCCAGCTCCCCCGTCCCTATGTGCTTCTGTAAAATCAAGCTTTCTTCTCCTAAACGACGAGAAAActgaaggaaaggaaaagatacGTGACGCTATAATGCCATAAAGcttattttgttgatatttatTAAAAGAATTTATTGGATAAAAGGTGCCGTCTTGCGTAAGAAGTAGTAATCAAGGTAATTCCATGATTGtctttaattaaaaattatcctGCTTGTTCTTCGTGGAAATGCAGGTTCAAAAGGGGCAAGCCAACGCTTTTATGGTGTTTAATAAGAATCCGCCGCCGGATCACAATAATTGACGGACCAAGAAGAACTTTATCACTTGGGATGAAACTTAAATATCAGACATGACAAATGTAAAGCTATAACATAGCTACTCCCAGTCACTTACCTGTGTGATTGATATAGTACAAAATCAATGACAAAAGAATTCTTAACAGCAAACAATTGCTGACAAGGAAAGGCATCTCAATAAGAGCGCGGAAGTTTTATTCAACTCTATCCGCCGCTAAGACAGCGGCAACGATAATATTTCGGGGACGATCCGCGGAAGTGTCTCTTTTAATTGAGAGGTAATGAAGCGAACACAATTTAATCGTCATGGCATGTCTGGTTTGTTAAGGAGCAGGTTATTtccttaatttatttttatcctCCTATTTGTTGATAATCTTGGTGATGAAATAAGGTTAAACTCTAACAAATAGGCAGGGGAAGCCGGACAATTATAGGGCTTGTCTTGCACCCAAAAGTGTCCGTTTTAGACTAAACCATGTACAAACAAGAAATTGCAAAAGGAACCAAAATCGCAGCTTTTGTGTTAGTAAGACCGGCAAAACATCGAAAGTTCAGCGTCTGTAAGTTTCTATTTTTTTGTGGACAACCTTTGGTATAGCCGTGTAAAATAGAGGAAAGATAAAAATGGAATGTTCGAGACTTCTTCTTAACTTTTTCGGCTCACAACTGCACTCAAGAAAAGCTGGCCAAAATGTACGACTGACTGGGCATTTTCACTGCGGTATTTTGCTTCGACTGTTTTCCGTCTAAATACttgaaaataaggaaaaatggcatttaaaggTTTTTACTCAGCCTAAAAAGGAACCTGAATAA
The genomic region above belongs to Montipora capricornis isolate CH-2021 chromosome 8, ASM3666992v2, whole genome shotgun sequence and contains:
- the LOC138013676 gene encoding uncharacterized protein; amino-acid sequence: MFEIVEKHLPSIHCYADDTQLYVAFSPNQPGDDEAARKAMGDCIRDLRGWMVRDHLKLNEDKTEVVLIGTRQQLAKVNVTSIAVGDETIEAKPSVRNLGSWFDSQLSMSTHISKAIHGFAPPSISELISIKAQRAHSLRSANGILLSPSIIKARKARGDRAFQVAAPQLWNALPLELRQNTPISSFKRCLKTHLFRSAFQ
- the LOC138013678 gene encoding uncharacterized protein; its protein translation is MALGLDTHSFLKCFVRMASRRGYPQEIVSDRGTNFIGADRELRELLDGLDRDKIKDQTVNKGVKWIFNPPLAPHFGGVHEVMMKAAKKAIRAILGDADENDEELMTTFTGVEALMNSRPLTYQSANPKDVTPLTPHHFLHGQAGGLSAPASVDEKSFNPRKRWRRIQELISGVDFPLREEVDEGMASVAEYASKMERNTNRSQGGRCSPRDLTRES
- the LOC138013674 gene encoding uncharacterized protein; translation: MSDAESQGVLLEEKAPKSNITGEVSVGQADKNLEWIKLPKFNGDKTKFENFWATFESIVDQTDEPAEYKMIRLKSCLEGKAEEAISRLGFSGEAYEEAKNTSVKRRFGGERRQLQNYLEEIKQIRPLQEGNIQELEKFADILVSRVITLRKHNRETELEPGSLLFSLVVEKIRKTMVSRYFRWASENHRLESLQTLLDWMVEESKYQIKATERIEWLVAKGKQREDDRRKTRAFSTLRVRGHPQFQRRCDFCEGSHGIWACPRYREGSVEETWRVAKDNKLCFRCLPSNHQGNHCFRSRDCGVDGCKRSHHKLLHLSEDATNREASVGDANISNISLPSERVIACENTAGDTEQGSEERSQISTLTSAQYKFCTVVSLRTVPVWLKSKGKKIKVNAVLDDASTVSYVTEEVAGALGLSATYEKVSVNVVHENVETFDSMNLQDS
- the LOC138013675 gene encoding uncharacterized protein, whose translation is MACSRLKNTEKRLLRQPIVGQEYNQIIASYLDNGYIHKINETDKEPPVVWYLPHFPVCRSERTTTKTRIVFDASAKFQGTSLNEELFAGTKLQNGLFDVLLRFRRFLVAVACDVSEKNLQIRIPIEDRPKFRFLWRNLEVDRKPDIYEFERVVFGDASAPFRAQYVSQENARIYQKEFPHASTTVCKSTYMDDSLDSVRDNQMAI